One Lagenorhynchus albirostris chromosome 7, mLagAlb1.1, whole genome shotgun sequence genomic window, CCTACCCGTCCCAGGCTGCCCATGCTTGTCCTGCGTGGTTGGGGCCTCAGCACCAGAAGCCCCACCGGAGGACAGGAGCCCAGGCCTCTGCGGACACGGGAGGGTGGGTGGTGGCCAGTGGGCCTGGTGGATACCAGGCTCTGGGCACAGCCTGGGTCCCTGTGACAGCTGCTGGGCAGCACCCTGCCCTGCTGTCTGGTCTCCCTCTGTGGCTCTCGTGTGCCATCCCAGGCCCGAACCCACCCCAGCCTGCCTGAGCCGCAGGCGTCTCTTACCTGCATCCGCTCTGCTGGGTGGCTATGTCCAGCCAGAGGGTGGCTGGCCGTAGGGGGGACCCAGGGCGCCCTGCGGCTCCCTCCTTGGGGCTCGCGTTACTGGCCTACCACGGACCAGTCAGCAGGGAGGCAGGTGGTGGCTGTGGGCAGGCGTGGGCTCCCCTTTCAGCCACAAAGAGCTTGCAACTGGATCCACCGGCACCACCAACTCATCAGGAGATAAGGGCCCCCCCCCACTctgcctgccccgcccccttcATGCGCAGACCCAGCTCCACTAACCCCTCACCCAGGCCTGGCTTTGCCACTCAACTTTGCCCATCTTCCCGCTTCGTCCACCCAGACCTGTGCCCACCCCACCCGCACTCATACTCCACCCCCACCTCACGATGGGAAAGCTTTTTGGCTTTGACCTGGGTGATGCCTGTTCTTCAGCTCTTAGTTCAAgcgtcacctcctccaggaagcctgccagGACCCCCACCAGCTCAGAGCTCTGAGGGGTCCTTCTGCTCTGTGGCTGAAGCACAGCCACAGTGTGCGTGTCCATGTTGATTTGTCCCATTGCCTTTGTTCCTGTCTGGGCTAGGCCTGTCACGTTCCCATCACGAGCCAGCCCCGTAAGGCTGCAAGGAGGCCCTCCAGCACAGGAGTGGAGATCCCCACTCATACAGAGGCCACCCAGAAACTCTCTGAGGTGCAGGGCACCGCAGGCAGCTCCGGATGCCCTCCTCAGAGGTCACCTCCCCCTGGCCTCTGCCTGGTCAAAGCTCTGGGGCCAGCCCAGTGACATAGCAGAATGGGGTGTGTTGGGAAGGGTGGGTTGAGGTCAGGACCCCAGAACCCTCTCTGTCCCGCTAGAGGAAGCCAGGCCCAGAGGGTCCCCTCCTTACTCCTGCCATCCCGGCAGGCCCCCGCCTCCTGGGCTGGTCAGATGGGTTTTTGGTGGCTGGCCCAGGTGGGGTCATCTTCCTGTGCGGGCCAGTCATGGGGCAGGGCCGGGAGCCTGAGCACCGTGGAGTCAGGCCAGTGACACGCCTGCCCACGCCCAGGGACCAGTCCTGCCGTGTGGCCAGTCACCAGGGGTCGGGGGAAGGCTGGCACCAGGACACGTCCATCCTGCGGGGCCAGCTTGGCCTCCTCCGGCTCTCTCTGCCTGGTCCCGGAAACATCAGTGTGCCCGGTACCGGCCTCGCTGCTCAGTCTCCACACTGGCATCCCGGCCTCGCCCCCGTGCCAAACGGCTCAGCTCCCCACATGCCCCTGACGCAGGTGCGCTGTGCTGCTGGATAGGTGGGGGATGGGTCTGGCCCAGCGCCTTCTCTGCCCACCTCCACAAAGCCCAGGCCCCAGAGGCAGGACAGCGGGGAGAAGCACACGGCAGATGTTCAGGAATTGGATGTTCTGTGGGAAACCAGGAAAACACCCCGGCCGAGGCAGGGCAGTGAGTCACGGGTGGGCAGGCTCGGTGCTGGCCACCTGGGCTTCCACTCCTGGAAACCTGCCCGCGCTGGTGCCGCCCACCACTGTGCTGCCAGCACAGTCCTCCTCCTGGAGGCTTCTCTCGGGCTCTACTCCTGGTTCCAGGCCCAGCATGCTCCTGCTGTGTGACCCGCAGACTCTCTTGTCTCCCATGCTCACCCTCGGCCCCAGGGAATGCAGGGCAGTTCAAACCCAGGCCCGACCAGCCTTCCTGTCCAGCCTCTGGGCCAACCTGAGAGTGCAGAGCAGGTTAGGTTGTCATGAGGCTGCCCCACCCCGGAATGTCCCATAGCGGCTGGCAGCCTGTGGTGGCCTCCAGCCTGGGACCCTCCCAAAGCGGGTAGCAGCAAGGAAGAGGGGCCGGGACGAAGCTCGCCCTGCTTTATTGCCTGGCCCTGGGCCTTGAAGAGGTGGTCAAGGGTGTCCCCGGGGCTGCCATTATGGCTAACGCCCAGGGCTCTGTTTCAGGGGCGGGGGCTGAGCTGTCAGCCTTCTCGGTGGGTAGGTGCCGCTGTCCAGGGTGGGGAGCAGCCAACACCCATGACAACAGGCCAGTGGCTGTTGCAACTGTCCAGGCACTGCTGTGGCCACCTGAGCAGAGGCCCGGCTTGCCGTGTGGGGGCGCCGCGCAGCAGGCCCTGCGGCCCAGGGGCCAGGCTAGGAAATGACACAGCACCAGCAGTGGTGGGCAGTGTTGCCGCCACACCCCATCGGCGGCAGGCCAACGTAGGTCAGtcctgcctggccctgcccactgccATAGGGGGTGCAGGGCTGCTGCCAGGCCTGCTGGCCTTGGATGGAGGCAGGCCCCTTGGCACCCTTGGGCCCTGGGGCCTCCTCGGTAGGCTCCAGGGTGCAGGACCCCACGGGCAGAGGCTGAGACTCCAAGGAGGATGGAGCCGCGTCCAGCTGCTGCCCCAGCTCGGGCCGCAGGTGAGCCCTCGGGATGCTGACATGGGCATACGGGTCCTTGACGAGCATCTCAGGGGGGTCCATGGCTTGCCCTGGCAGGGGTGGGCAGAGGAGACAAAATCAGCTCAGTGGAGGGGAACCCAAGAAAAGCCAGGCTGTGGAAGcacctgagtgtgtgtgtgaggccTATGTGTCAGTGTGTGTGCAAGGCAGCGGAGAGTAAGGAGAGTGAGGGCCAGCGTCTCCTAGCTGCCCCCAGGTGTCCCCTGCCCTCCCTGAGAGACAGGGCCCTGTGACGgagctgggagtggggtgggggctgggataTGCAGCTAAGCTGGTCCTACAGGGGGTGCGGAAGCCCCTCAGCCCAGGACCCACCTGAAGTGGTGGAGGCAGCAAGCTGTCTTGTTCTCTGGGCCGGTGCCCGTGAGCTCTCTGGGCCGGGCCCGGCGCCCGTGAGCTCTCTGGGCCGGGGCCCGGTGCCTGTGAGCTGAGCGACTGGCAGCTGCCCTTTCCctcctggggaggggcggggctgtgGGCGGGGCTCAAAGATGGGGTTCCCAGGATCCCAGGAGGCCCCGGCTCCTGGAGCACAGCGGCCACCCACCATTCCTTTTTTGGATGGGCGTTGACTGCAGCCTGGCCTCCCCGGGACATTGCCAGCCTGGGTGATTCAGCCTCAACGCATCTGGGGCATGTCCTGGCCCTCCAGGGACCTGCAGCTCACCAGAAGGCAGGACAGGAGGCGAGTCTGGGGTCAGGCCTGCAGGTGGTCTGGGGGCCCAGCCATTACTCACACGtctcagagcctctgctccgaAGCAGAGAGCAGAGGTCCTCACTGTGACCCAGCCTCTACCCCGCAGGCAGAGACCAAGATGTTTGCGAACACACGGCTTGGAGGTTTGCTGGTTTTTTTAACCGATAAGAAATGCTCGGTTTACACACCTTTGCCGATAAAACTTACTTATCTTACAATTGGCGACATGGGCTTCATACACAAGTGACGTTTCTAGCTCATTTCTGAAACTAGTTTTTCTCTGGTTGGTGGCCTTGTGGGCCACAAGCCCCCGATCCCTCAGCGTCCCCATCCTTGGCCCTTGCATCCCCTCCATCTGTGAGGGGGCACATAGCACCTGCCATACAGGGTCGCTGTATGTGGGGGGGTGGATGTGAGCACTGGGGTCTTGGGTTTGGGCCTGGCACGGTGAGCTCCGCTTGGGGCAACCGGGACAGTAGGGTGCGGCCTGGACACGCACCCCTAGTCCTTGGCGCTCGGGGGGCACCCCCAGGAAGGGCGGGATCAAATCAGACACGGCCCAGAGGCCAGCTGACCAGAGTGGCCTGCATGGGGCCGGTCAGACCGGTCCGGACATGAGTAGTACCGATGCGGCACCAGACGTAGGGGCAATTAGGCCCAAAGACCGGGAAGTTCGGCGGCGGACAACAGAGGTCCAGTGCGCAGGCGCCAGAAGCCCCGCCCACAGCCCCTACAGATTCTGCCCCTTGCTGAGAGGAGGCTGGCGCATGCGCAAAACAGGACTGACAGGGTTGGGGTGGAGGTGCGACCGGTGGGAACTATATTCCCCAGAAGCCTCTGCGCTCAAGGGTTTTCCTAAACACCAGGTTCGGGGTCAGCTGGCCTCATCTGTCCAGGACCCGGCTTGGGCTGCACCATCTCTGAGCCGCCCGGCTCGGGAGGCGTGGGTTTGGGCGGGCTCTGGGCGGGAGCCTTGCACTGGGTGGACTTTATCTCCAGGGGCGGGGCCTCGGGTAAGGGGTGGGGCCTAGTGGCCGGTACCACCTTGGGTGCGCGCCTAGGGAGTTGGTGGGGAGATGAGCAAAGCCCTTGCCTAGACTGGACCCCCAGTCCTCCCCTGGTCGGGGCTGCCGCAGGTTCTCTGCCTTCGCGCCAGGGCCCCATAAGCACCCCGCTGCCCCTCCCACGGGGCACCTGCACACTAGCACACATGCTCTCGCTGAATGGGGGAGGGCACAGAGGCGCAGGCACTAGCCTGAGATGGCAAAGAGCGGCAAAGTCAAGGCCTATGGGCCAGGGGTGCCTCTGCAGCCTGTTTTGCCCGCGTGGGGCCCTTTATCAGGAGCGCCGACCTTTCCGGGCTCTTTTGCCTGCAGGACTTGGGGCTAGGTGTATAGCCAGGTGCAGTCTGGCCTGCACAGAGCAGAGGAGCTGTGGCCAGAAGGGGCTGGGACTGTCCAGGGTTAGGTGCATGGCCCAGTGCTGATCACAGGAGTGCCAGCATGCCATGTGGTGGCCCTGGCAGGTTAGGGAAAGGCTCTCTGGAGGCCCATGCAGCCCTGGTCCCTTGCCCTGTATTTGTCAGCGTGTCCTCTGTCTTCCCTCTCACCTGAGAGCTCCTCACAGGCAGAGGGCGTAtcccgggggggtggggggtgggcaaggAAGCCTGGCCTGAGGAAGAAGCAGAAAGGAATGGAGCCTCTGTGCTGGGTGCGGTCAGGTTAGCACACAACTCTGTGACAACGGGACACGTGCTGACCTGCTGGGATGCAGGAAAGGGCCACCCCACCCTGTGTAGGTGCGTGTCCTCCCTGAGCTGCCCCATGGCAGCCTGTCCAGCTGTCTGTTTGACCTTGCACCTACCCCTCACACCACCCATCTGTCCAACTGTCCTGTCCCTGGAGCATTCTCCCAACTGCCGTTCCTCCCTCCATTCACTCCTCTGATGTGGCTTGCCCACCCCTGATCACCCTCTTCTGTCACATCGCGGTCTTTGAAACAGCCTGCTGCACCTGTGAGCCAGAAAACCCTGGAGGCATCCCCACTGGGGGCCGAGTGGAAGGGCAAGCAGAGACCCTGACTCTGGCGGGGACACAAGGCAGTCCCATGGTGGGGTCCTGGGAACCAGCTTTCATGGGACCACCCCTGggctctctcctccccttcctccctctggcaTTGTGAGAGCTCAAAGCAGGCTTTCCCTTCCAGAATTGAGGCGGAGGGCTTGACTAGGACCCAGGCTCAGCCAGGCGGGgacgggggaaggggaggcaggaggggggaCGCCGCGGAGATCCTGACCCCCACGCGGCCCGcgctgggaggaggagggcgaCCCCGAGAGCGGGCGCCAGGCCCGCGGCGGATCGAGGGGCGGCAGAGAGACTGGCCCCGCCCCGCGGACCCCGCGCGGGTCCCCAGACGGGGGGGGGTGGCGCTGCGGGCGCGGGCGGGCGCCGCGCGCACTGCGGTCCCCGCGCCTCCGCCGCAGAGCGCGCCACGCTCGGCACGcacctgccgccgccgccgccgccgccgccgcgccgaGCCGAGCCCCGCGCCCCACGCCCCCGGGAGCCGCCGCGGCCCGGCCATCGCCCGAGGTCGCCGCCAGAGCCGCCGGAGCCACCGGGCCAAGGCGCGGGCGCCGCATCCAGGCCTGCCTTTGAGACAACCTCTGCGGCGGCGGCGCGCGGCCCGGCCGGGGACGCCAGGCTGGGGCAGGTGAGCGCGGGCGGGGCGGGACAGCGCGGGGTCGCCGCTCGCCGGCCTCCACTCCTAGGCAGAGGTCGGGCCTCGGGAacggggacaggggagggggctgggttcCGAGTCTGGCGAGGGTAAGGGTCAGAGGTCGGGCACCCTTTTGtgcagggtgagggtgagggtgagggtgagggtgagggtgagggtgagggtgggcCCGGGCGCTGCCCTCACGCTGTCTCTCACCTGCAGCTCGGGCCCGGTGAAGGCCTCTCCTCTGCTcccgccgcggccgccgcggccgccgccgccgccgagctTGCAGCCCGGGTCCTTCCGCAGCCAGGGCTCAGGCTAGCTGCCTTCCCTGGGCGCCCTGTCCTGGAGCCATGGGGCCCACCTAGCCCCTGCCTGCCCGGATGTCCCGGCCCCGGGACGGCTGATCTCGGCTGCAGGGGGACACCCCCCAACGCCCCCTCGCCAGCCTCagcagccagagaccctgggtGAGCCCCTGGGCCCGACCTCCAGCCCAGGGCAGTCTCCCACACCCCCCTGCCCctgttcctctcctcctcccccgctccctcctcctcctcctcggacTGGACCTGAGAAGCCACTGTGGCCACTGGGGGGGGCCCTTCCCCCCAAGCTCTTGCCAGCCTCCCCCAGGAGTCCACAGGGCGTCCAGGGTCCCCACCAGGCCTGGCGGGACCAGGATgctgccccctctcctcccccccggCCGCACCCAACTCCCCCACCCACCCGAACACCCAGTCTGACTGGAGACAGCCGGATGCCGGCTGACCCTGGGCCCGAGGCGGGCAGTGGCTGGCCGAGCTTCCTCATGTCCTGCCTGAAGGGCCCCCATGTCATCCTCAGGATGGAGGCCATGAAGATGGTCCACCCTGAGAAGTTCCCCGAGCTGCAGGCGGCCGCCCCCTGCTTCCCACCTGCACCCCGGCCCACCCCTGCTCTGGCGCCCAAGAGAGCCTGGCCCTCAGACACAGAGATCATCGCCAACCAGGCCTGTGGGGGGGACATGCCTGCCTTGGGAGGGGCGCCCTGCACCCCGCCACTGCCACGTCGGCCCCGCAAGGGCAGCACGGAGCTGGGCTTCCCCCGGGTGGCGCCGGCGGACGAGGTCATCGTGAATCAGTATGTGATTCGGCCTGGCCCTGCGGCCTCAGGGGCCTccgcggcagcggcagcggctgCAGGAGAGCCTCTGGAGTGCCCCACCTGCGGGCACACGTACAACGTCACGCAGCGGCGGCCCCGCGTGCTGTCCTGCCTGCACTCTGTGTGTGAGCAGTGCTTGCAGATTCTCTACGAGTCCTGCCCCAAGTACAAGTTCATCTCCTGTCCCACCTGCCGCCGCGAGACTGTGCTCTTCACTGACTACGGCCTGGCTGCGCTGGCCGTCAACACGTCCATCTTGAGCCGCCTGCCACCCGAGGCACTGACCGCTCCGTCCGGTGGCCAGTGGGGGGGCGAGCCTGAGGGCAGCTGCTACCAGACCTTCCGGCAGTACTGCGGGGCCGCGTGCACCTGCCACGTGCGGAACCCGCTGTCTGCCTGCTCCATCATGtagcgcccgcccgcccgcccgcccgccaccGCCCACCGGTCCTCGCTCGCTGCTTCTTCAGGGATCTGGCCCTGCCCTGTTGCCCACTGACCCCTTGCCCACCACAGCTTCTGGTCCCCACCCGCGTGGCACTGTCGCTGCAGCCAACCTTGCCATTAAAACTCTGCCAAAGTTTGCACCTCGTTCCCTGGACTGAAGCCTAGGCCTGCGCACAGGCCTGGGCCAGGGTGGGCACGCAGGGCTGCAGCCCTGACAGGGTCCAGGCTGGAGCAGCCAGAGGAAGGCCCAGGGCTGTTTGGGGTCAACCTGGTCTGCTCGCTGGGGGCCAGTCTGGTCCAGGCACGCTGCCCAGGAGGGCTGGGCCTGAcactcatgtgtgtgtgtgtgtgtgtatgtgtgtgagagagaatgcCCCACACCTCTATGCGGAGccagcctctgtgtgtgtgtgtgtgtgtgtgtgtgtgtgtgtatgtgtgtatgtgtgtgagagagaatgcCCCACACCTCTATGCGGAgccagcctgtgtgtgtgtgtgtgtgtgtgtatgtgaacgCCCCACACCTCTATGCGGAGCCAGCCTCCTGTATGTGCCAGGCGGGACTGTGGGGGCAGGTGTGCAAAGCAGGCCCAGCTGGGCAAAGGGAGGACGCTTCCTCTGCACTGGCCGCTGGATGTGAGTGCAGCCAACGGGGGAACAAGTCAGTCCAGCTGGCCCCTGGTGCCTACCTGATCCTCTGAGGTTATGTGAGAATGGCCTGGGGGCCAGCCTGGACTGGGGTTGGGACAAAGGCTGGCCGCAGTCACGATCAGGTATGAGGACCGGAGGAGGGTCTCCTGTCTGGCACTAGAACGACCTGGATTTGGAGAAGAAACTTTGTCGCCTGGTTGGTGAAGGCAGGGTAAAGATGACGGCGACGTAACCACAACAGTGTCAGTAGCAGCTACCGTTTATTACCGAGGGCCATCTCGCGCGCTGGGCACAGGGCTCAGCATGTCACCAACGAGCCCAGGAGGTGGTGCTGTGACGGCGCCTGTCCTTCAGATAAAGGCCCCGGCTCCCCGAAGGGAGGTCACAGAGGAGGCAGGGGCAGAACTGGGGCCCAGCTTGGTGCTCTGCGTCTccagggcctggctgggcccACGTCCCTTGAAGCTGAGGGGCGTGTGCTGACCCTCCGGCTGTTCAGGGTCGCCACTTGGATCCTGACTGGCCAGGTGAGCAGGCCCTCTGTGGGCTGGGCCTGTGCGGCAGGAGCCCTCCCCTCGGCTACCCTGACCTTCAGGGAACACACGCTGGCCCTTATCTGGAACGTGGGCAGGTGGGGGGCCTGCAGCCCCGGCCCAGGGCTCCGCCCACTCCAAGGACTCGACTCCCTGCCATTGCACCCGTCCCGTCCCGCTCCTGCAGGCAGGCCAGGTGGGAGGGCGGCGACAGCCCGGCAGCAGTGTGGGGCCTGTCCATCGAGGGGCACTTGGGGCCCGTGTCACAGAGCTCCTCCAGTGCTGTCCTGGGCGTCAGTGGCTCATGTCCGGGCAGCAGGGCAGTCTGGAGTCCCTGGCTGGGTCAGATGCTGAACACAGGCTCCTGGGTGGCCCTGCCCGGGTGCTGGGCCTTGGTTGAAGGCTAGTGCCCCGGTCACCCTTGGGTCCTTCAGCCTGGTCATCGGGCCTCAGGGCACCAAGGCTCGGGCCAGCCTGGGCCTCCTGTCCGCTGGCGGCCATGGCTGTCCCAGACCCAGGCCGTGCTGGTGGCGGCCGTGACGGGCTCTGCTTAGCGGCGGGAGCTGTCCAGCAGCACGAAGAGCAGCCCCAGCAGCGCGAGTGGGGCGAAGATGAGCAGCAGCCCCAGCAGCTCGAGGGCCAGCAGCCCCAGCAGCGCCAGGCGGCGGGCGCAGGGCCCCCGTTCCCGCAGGGCCCAGAGCCGGGAGCCCAGGCAGGGCGGGCAGGGCAGAAAGGGCAGGCAGCCTCGGCTGCCCACAGGCCCCGGCAGGAAGCGCAGCTGGTAGCGGTGCTCTAGGGAGGCCCAGGGCCCGGGGCCCCGGCGGGGCGGCATGGGAAGGGCGTTGGGCGCAGGGCGCTGGGGCCCATCGGCTTGGAGCAGCTCCTCCTGCAGCCGGCAGATCGCCCACTCGAGCGTGGGTGTTTTCTGGCGACACAGCGGGCAGCACACCCGGCCCAGGTCAGCACTGGGGGCTGCACCCAGCAGCCGGTGCAGGCAGCCCACACATAGGCCGTGGCCGCAGTTCAGCAGGGCGAGGCGGTGCTCCCCGGGCCCGTAGGCCTCAGTGCAGATGGGGCactcctcgtcctcgtcctcgtcctcgtcctcgttcTCTGTGGGCCGGGCCCAGGGGCGGGCCGAGGCTGCGGCCCCCAGCAGGGGCTCACTGTCTGGAGTCCTGGCACCCTGGGGGCTCCCAAGGGCCCCGCTGTCCGACCCATTATCTACCAGCACTTGGCGCAGAGGGTCCAGGTGCTCAGGGCCCAGGGAGGCCAAAGGCAGACTGGTGAGCCCAGAGCTGAGGTCAGCAGGGCCACGAGTGGGGGCCCCAGGGCACAGCTCAGGGGCGGTGCCTCCAGGGCAGGGGtcgggatgggggggtggggaccCCAGGCGGCGACGGGGCAGGCCGGGGCTGTGAAGGGCAGCGTGGCCCTCCGGGGCTGGGGCACGGCCTGGCACTGACCTTGCAGCGACCGCCGCCTCCTCCCGGCTCCAGGCCCCACTCAGAATAAGCTTCACTCGGGCCCAACAGCCGTGCCGTCCCCAGGGCGCCGTCCCGTCCCCAGGGCGCTCTGCCAGGCCAGCCGCAGCCATCCCTGTCGGCCAGCTGTATTCTGGGCGGCTGTGGGCAGCCCAGCCTAACTCCTCCAGCAGGAATTCCACTCCCGGGGAGGGGACACCGCGCACACGGCTCTCCCCCACCAGCctgggccccgccccgcccctcccacccgaggccccgccccctccctcccagggccctgggctgctctgccctgggctgggaggggcggTCGACGCCATCCTTGCCTGGTGCCTCGCCAGGCCTCCCCCGCTGGGCCGTCAGGGCCAGGGCAGAGCTTGTACAAGGAGGGCAAACAGCTGGCATCCACCGCGTGAGAATCGGGCACCGAGGTGTGGGGCTGAGCAACGGTGCCCTCGCGCCCAGCAGGGCGGGTGAGCTGTGGGCCCACCCACCACCTGAGAAGCACTATGGCACAAGGAAGGGCAGGTAAGAAGCGGCCGCCCAGAGCCCATCCTTTATTGCTCAGGCTGTACGGTGTGGGCTGCCTGGGGGTCTCCTCCCGCTGCTCGGGGTCTGTGCAGGAAGGAGAGCTGACTGTCCTCCCAGCTGGGACTGGACAGGGAGAGAGGTAACAATGGTCTCCAGAGAGCAGAAGTCAGAGTGGCCGTGGCCAACAGCAGGACGGCTCCTCAGGCCCACGTCTCGGTCTGGAAACGCAGGGTCCGCTGGAGCCTGGCGAGGTAGGCGGCCGCGGCGGGGCCGGAGAGCCCGCCCTCCTCCTGGAAGATGGACGTCAGGGCGTCCGACACATCAGCTGGCATGTACTTGGCGTTGCTGGAGGGAAAGGCAGGCTAGGGCTCAGCACGGTCGGAGTCCCCAGGGGACTGGTCCCCCGCCACGACCTGCGTCCGGGCTCACCCCGCCAGGTAGAAGTGAGCGCCCCGGAGATCCAGCAGCCCCCACACCAGCGGCCCGAGCTCCCGGAGCCGGTGCTGCACGTACACCTTCTGCTCCTGCAGGGCGGGGGG contains:
- the LOC132523110 gene encoding ring finger protein-like; translation: MAAAGLAERPGDGTAPWGRHGCWARVKLILSGAWSREEAAVAARSVPGRAPAPEGHAALHSPGLPRRRLGSPPPHPDPCPGGTAPELCPGAPTRGPADLSSGLTSLPLASLGPEHLDPLRQVLVDNGSDSGALGSPQGARTPDSEPLLGAAASARPWARPTENEDEDEDEDEECPICTEAYGPGEHRLALLNCGHGLCVGCLHRLLGAAPSADLGRVCCPLCRQKTPTLEWAICRLQEELLQADGPQRPAPNALPMPPRRGPGPWASLEHRYQLRFLPGPVGSRGCLPFLPCPPCLGSRLWALRERGPCARRLALLGLLALELLGLLLIFAPLALLGLLFVLLDSSRR
- the RNF208 gene encoding RING finger protein 208, whose translation is MPADPGPEAGSGWPSFLMSCLKGPHVILRMEAMKMVHPEKFPELQAAAPCFPPAPRPTPALAPKRAWPSDTEIIANQACGGDMPALGGAPCTPPLPRRPRKGSTELGFPRVAPADEVIVNQYVIRPGPAASGASAAAAAAAGEPLECPTCGHTYNVTQRRPRVLSCLHSVCEQCLQILYESCPKYKFISCPTCRRETVLFTDYGLAALAVNTSILSRLPPEALTAPSGGQWGGEPEGSCYQTFRQYCGAACTCHVRNPLSACSIM
- the CYSRT1 gene encoding cysteine-rich tail protein 1 translates to MDPPEMLVKDPYAHVSIPRAHLRPELGQQLDAAPSSLESQPLPVGSCTLEPTEEAPGPKGAKGPASIQGQQAWQQPCTPYGSGQGQAGLTYVGLPPMGCGGNTAHHCWCCVIS